One stretch of Streptomyces sp. MMBL 11-1 DNA includes these proteins:
- the pdxS gene encoding pyridoxal 5'-phosphate synthase lyase subunit PdxS, which yields MSTLPSTPQSAEYPATGTARVKRGMAEQLKGGVIMDVVDAEQAKIAEDAGAVAVMALERVPADIRKDGGVARMSDPNMIEEIIGAVSIPVMAKSRIGHFVEAQVLQSLGVDYIDESEVLTPADEVNHSDKFAFTTPFVCGATNLGEALRRIAEGAAMIRSKGEAGTGNVVEAVRHLRQIKNEIARLRGFDNNELYAAAKDLRAPYELVKEVAELGKLPVVLFSAGGVATPADAALMRQLGAEGVFVGSGIFKSGDPAKRAAAIVKATTFYDDPKVIADASRNLGEAMVGINCDTLPESERYANRGW from the coding sequence GTGTCCACGCTTCCCAGCACCCCGCAGTCCGCCGAGTACCCCGCCACCGGCACCGCCCGCGTCAAGCGCGGCATGGCCGAGCAGCTCAAGGGCGGCGTGATCATGGACGTCGTCGACGCCGAACAGGCGAAGATCGCCGAGGACGCGGGCGCCGTGGCCGTCATGGCCCTGGAACGGGTCCCCGCCGACATCCGCAAGGACGGCGGCGTGGCCCGGATGTCCGACCCCAACATGATCGAGGAGATCATCGGGGCCGTCTCCATCCCCGTCATGGCCAAGTCCCGCATCGGCCACTTCGTCGAGGCCCAGGTGCTCCAGTCCCTCGGCGTCGACTACATCGACGAGTCCGAGGTGCTCACCCCGGCCGACGAGGTCAACCACAGCGACAAGTTCGCCTTCACCACCCCCTTCGTCTGTGGCGCCACCAACCTGGGCGAGGCCCTGCGCCGCATCGCCGAGGGTGCGGCCATGATCCGCTCGAAGGGCGAGGCCGGCACCGGCAACGTCGTCGAGGCCGTCCGCCACCTGCGCCAGATCAAGAACGAGATCGCCCGGCTGCGCGGCTTCGACAACAACGAGCTGTACGCCGCCGCCAAGGACCTCCGCGCCCCGTACGAGCTGGTCAAGGAGGTCGCGGAGCTCGGCAAGCTGCCCGTCGTGCTGTTCTCCGCCGGCGGCGTCGCCACCCCGGCCGACGCCGCGCTGATGCGCCAGCTCGGCGCCGAGGGCGTCTTCGTCGGCTCCGGCATCTTCAAGTCCGGCGACCCGGCCAAGCGCGCCGCCGCCATCGTGAAGGCCACCACCTTCTACGACGACCCGAAGGTCATCGCGGACGCCTCCCGCAACCTGGGCGAGGCCATGGTCGGCATCAACTGCGACACGCTGCCCGAGTCCGAGCGCTACGCCAACCGCGGCTGGTAA
- the secD gene encoding protein translocase subunit SecD, whose product MAAPKKGRGPSGGQGRPGRALALILIAMVALTGGLFLSGHTTPRLGIDLAGGTSITLEAQNQPGKPNAINKTNMDTAVGIIERRVNGLGVSEAEVQTQGSKNIIVNIPKGTNSKQAQEQVGTTAQLYFRPVLTVQASGPAEPTPSGSATPSAGATPKPGESAEGADKPKGEEAGGSEATPSASATTQGRAVTGALTKDDPTPGASDKPKPSDSPEASPPADPATAKLQEEFAKLDCSDPKQRTEAGQNAKPTDSIVACGSNVPGSYEKYVLGPAEVSGSDVDEAKGAIEQQTGEWIVSMEFTSSGAKKFQKITGRLSQQQPPMNQFAIVLDGEVVSAPSVRTALSKNAQISGSFDQQSAEDLGNILSYGALPLTFEEVSVTTVTAALGSEQLKGGLIAGAIGLALVVVYLVVYYRGLAFIALLSLLVSGVLTYTIMALLGPAIGFALNLPAVCGAIVAIGITADSFIVYFERVRDEIREGRTLRPAIERAWPRARRTILVSDFVSFLAAAVLFIVTVGKVQGFAFTLGLTTLLDVVVVFFFTKPLMTLMGRTKFFSRGGAWSGLDPKRLGAQPPLRRSRRVNAPTEPKEA is encoded by the coding sequence GTGGCAGCACCCAAGAAGGGCCGAGGGCCGTCCGGCGGTCAGGGCAGGCCGGGGCGTGCCCTGGCTCTGATCCTCATCGCCATGGTCGCGCTCACCGGCGGGTTGTTCCTGTCCGGGCACACCACGCCCCGGCTGGGCATCGACCTGGCCGGCGGGACGTCGATCACGCTGGAGGCGCAGAACCAGCCCGGCAAGCCGAACGCGATCAACAAGACCAACATGGACACCGCGGTCGGGATCATCGAGCGGCGCGTCAACGGTCTGGGCGTTTCCGAGGCCGAGGTCCAGACCCAGGGCTCGAAGAACATCATCGTCAACATCCCCAAGGGGACGAACTCCAAGCAGGCCCAGGAGCAGGTCGGCACCACCGCCCAGCTCTACTTCCGGCCTGTTCTGACGGTGCAGGCGAGCGGCCCCGCGGAGCCCACGCCCTCCGGTTCCGCGACTCCCTCGGCCGGCGCCACCCCGAAGCCCGGTGAGTCCGCCGAAGGCGCCGACAAGCCCAAGGGCGAGGAGGCCGGCGGTTCGGAGGCCACCCCCTCGGCGAGCGCCACCACCCAGGGCCGCGCGGTCACCGGCGCCCTGACGAAGGACGACCCGACCCCCGGCGCCTCCGACAAGCCGAAGCCGTCCGACTCCCCCGAGGCCTCGCCTCCCGCGGACCCGGCCACGGCCAAGCTCCAGGAGGAGTTCGCCAAGCTCGACTGCAGCGACCCCAAGCAGCGCACGGAGGCAGGGCAGAACGCCAAGCCCACCGACTCGATCGTCGCCTGCGGCTCCAACGTCCCGGGCAGCTACGAGAAGTACGTGCTCGGCCCGGCCGAGGTCTCCGGCAGCGACGTCGACGAAGCCAAGGGCGCCATCGAGCAGCAGACCGGCGAGTGGATCGTGTCGATGGAGTTCACCTCCTCCGGCGCCAAGAAGTTCCAGAAGATCACCGGCCGGCTCTCGCAGCAGCAGCCGCCGATGAACCAGTTCGCGATCGTCCTCGACGGTGAGGTCGTCTCCGCTCCCTCGGTGCGCACGGCGCTCAGCAAGAACGCCCAGATCTCCGGCAGCTTCGACCAGCAGTCCGCCGAAGACCTCGGCAACATCCTGTCCTACGGCGCACTGCCGCTGACCTTCGAAGAGGTCAGCGTCACCACGGTGACCGCGGCGCTCGGCAGCGAGCAGCTCAAGGGCGGTCTGATCGCCGGCGCCATCGGTCTGGCTCTGGTCGTCGTCTACCTGGTCGTCTACTACCGGGGCCTCGCGTTCATCGCGCTCCTGAGCCTCCTGGTCTCCGGCGTGCTGACCTACACGATCATGGCTCTGCTGGGCCCGGCCATCGGCTTCGCGCTGAACCTGCCGGCGGTCTGCGGCGCCATCGTCGCCATCGGCATCACAGCGGACTCGTTCATCGTCTACTTCGAACGCGTCAGAGACGAGATCCGCGAGGGACGCACGCTCCGTCCCGCCATCGAGCGCGCCTGGCCGCGCGCCCGGCGCACCATCCTGGTCTCCGACTTCGTGTCGTTCCTGGCCGCCGCGGTGCTCTTCATCGTGACCGTCGGCAAGGTGCAGGGCTTCGCCTTCACGCTCGGCCTCACCACACTCCTCGACGTCGTCGTGGTCTTCTTCTTCACGAAGCCCCTCATGACGCTCATGGGGCGGACGAAGTTCTTCTCCCGCGGCGGCGCGTGGTCCGGGCTGGACCCGAAGCGTCTCGGCGCCCAGCCGCCGCTGCGCCGTTCGCGCCGTGTCAACGCCCCCACCGAACCGAAGGAGGCGTGA
- the ruvC gene encoding crossover junction endodeoxyribonuclease RuvC — protein sequence MRVLGIDPGLTRCGIGVVEGVAGRPLTMIGVGVVRTSSDAELGDRLVAVERGIEQWLDEHSPGFVAVERVFAQHNVRTVMGTAQASAVAMLCAARRGIPVALHTPSEVKAAVTGSGRADKDQVGAMVTRLLRLDAPPRPADAADALALAICHIWRAPAQNRLQQAVAAHRTSGTPRTSGATGTLGASRTPGASRTPSTPRPLKGRTA from the coding sequence ATGCGGGTTCTGGGCATTGACCCGGGGCTGACCCGGTGCGGCATCGGCGTGGTCGAAGGTGTCGCGGGAAGACCCCTGACGATGATCGGCGTCGGCGTCGTGCGCACCTCCTCCGACGCCGAGCTCGGCGACCGGCTCGTCGCCGTCGAGCGCGGCATCGAACAGTGGCTCGACGAACACTCCCCGGGTTTCGTCGCGGTCGAGCGCGTCTTCGCCCAGCACAACGTCCGCACCGTGATGGGCACGGCCCAGGCCAGCGCGGTGGCCATGCTCTGCGCCGCCCGCCGCGGCATCCCCGTCGCCCTGCACACCCCCAGTGAGGTCAAGGCGGCGGTCACCGGATCCGGCCGCGCCGACAAGGACCAGGTCGGTGCGATGGTGACCCGGCTGCTGAGACTGGACGCACCGCCCAGACCCGCCGACGCCGCCGACGCCCTGGCCCTGGCCATCTGTCACATCTGGCGCGCCCCCGCGCAGAACCGGCTTCAGCAGGCCGTCGCCGCCCACCGCACATCCGGCACGCCCCGTACCTCCGGGGCGACCGGCACCCTCGGCGCGTCCCGTACGCCCGGCGCCTCCCGTACGCCCAGCACGCCCCGCCCGCTGAAAGGCCGCACCGCATGA
- a CDS encoding YebC/PmpR family DNA-binding transcriptional regulator codes for MSGHSKWATTKHKKAVIDAKRGKLFAKLIKNIEVAARSGGVDPDGNPTLVDAIQKAKKSSVPNKNIDSAVKRGGGLEAGGADYETIMYEGYGPNGVAVLIECLTDNRNRAASDVRVAMTRNGGSMADPGSVSYLFNRKGVVIVPKGELTEDDVLGAVLDAGAEEVNDLGETFEVISEATDMVAVRTALQEAGIDYDSAEANFLPTMQVELEEEGARKIFKLIDALEDSDDVQNVFANFDVSDEVMEKVDA; via the coding sequence ATGTCCGGCCACTCTAAATGGGCTACGACGAAGCACAAGAAGGCCGTGATTGACGCCAAGCGCGGCAAGCTCTTCGCGAAGCTGATCAAGAACATCGAGGTCGCGGCGCGCTCCGGCGGCGTGGACCCCGACGGCAACCCCACGCTCGTCGACGCCATCCAGAAGGCGAAGAAGAGCTCCGTCCCCAACAAGAACATCGACTCCGCGGTCAAGCGCGGTGGCGGTCTCGAAGCGGGCGGCGCCGACTACGAGACGATCATGTACGAGGGCTACGGCCCCAACGGTGTCGCGGTGCTCATCGAGTGCCTCACCGACAACCGCAACCGTGCCGCGTCCGACGTACGTGTCGCGATGACCCGGAACGGCGGCTCCATGGCCGACCCGGGCTCCGTCTCGTACCTGTTCAACCGCAAGGGCGTCGTGATCGTGCCCAAGGGCGAGCTGACCGAGGACGACGTCCTCGGCGCGGTCCTCGACGCGGGCGCCGAGGAGGTCAACGACCTCGGCGAGACCTTCGAGGTGATCAGCGAGGCCACCGACATGGTCGCGGTGCGCACCGCGCTCCAGGAGGCGGGCATCGACTACGACTCCGCCGAGGCCAACTTCCTCCCGACCATGCAGGTCGAGCTGGAGGAAGAGGGCGCCCGCAAGATCTTCAAGCTCATCGACGCGCTGGAGGACAGCGACGACGTGCAGAACGTCTTCGCCAACTTCGATGTGTCCGACGAGGTCATGGAGAAGGTCGACGCCTGA
- a CDS encoding adenine phosphoribosyltransferase, translating to MTSTTESIRELLLSRIRDVADYPKPGVMFKDITPLLADPVAFTALTDALAELCVRHGATKIVGLEARGFILAAPVAVRAGIGFIPVRKAGKLPGATLSQSYELEYGSAEIEIHAEDLDAQDRIMIIDDVLATGGTAEASLELIRRAGAQVAGVAVLMELGFLAGRARLEPGLAGAPLEALITV from the coding sequence ATGACGAGCACCACCGAATCCATCAGGGAGCTGCTGCTCAGCCGGATCCGCGATGTCGCGGACTACCCGAAGCCGGGCGTGATGTTCAAGGACATCACGCCGCTGCTCGCGGACCCGGTGGCCTTCACGGCACTCACCGACGCCCTCGCGGAGCTGTGCGTACGGCACGGCGCCACGAAGATCGTCGGGCTGGAGGCGCGCGGCTTCATCCTGGCCGCGCCCGTCGCGGTCCGGGCGGGCATCGGCTTCATCCCGGTCCGCAAGGCCGGGAAGCTCCCCGGCGCCACGCTGAGCCAGTCCTACGAGCTGGAGTACGGCAGCGCGGAGATCGAGATCCACGCCGAGGACCTCGACGCCCAGGACCGGATCATGATCATCGACGACGTCCTCGCCACCGGCGGCACCGCCGAGGCCTCGCTGGAGCTCATCCGGCGGGCCGGTGCCCAGGTCGCGGGCGTCGCGGTCCTCATGGAACTCGGCTTCCTCGCGGGCCGGGCCCGCCTGGAGCCGGGCCTCGCCGGAGCGCCGCTGGAGGCCCTGATCACGGTCTGA
- a CDS encoding glycosyltransferase family 4 protein — protein MKIGIVCPYSWDVPGGVQFHIRDLAEHLIRLGHEVSVLAPADDETPLPPYVVSAGRAVPVPYNGSVARLNFGFLSAARVRRWLHDGTFDVIHIHEPTSPSLGLLACWAAQGPIVATFHTSNPRSRAMIAAYPILQPALEKISARIAVSEYARRTLVEHLGGDAVVIPNGVDVGFFAKAEPKAAWQGGTLGFIGRIDEPRKGLPVLMKALPTILAAHPEARLLVAGRGDEEEAVAALPKELRGRVEFLGMVSDEDKARLLRSVDVYVAPNTGGESFGIILVEALSAGAPVLASDLDAFAQVLDQGEAGDLFANEDADALAAAAIRLLGDPGRRAGLRERGEAHVRRFDWATVGADILAVYETVTDGAASVAADERSGLRARFGLARD, from the coding sequence GTGAAGATCGGCATCGTCTGCCCGTACTCCTGGGACGTACCGGGCGGTGTGCAGTTCCACATCCGGGACCTGGCCGAGCACCTGATCCGGCTCGGCCACGAGGTCTCCGTCCTGGCCCCCGCCGACGACGAGACACCGCTGCCGCCCTACGTCGTCTCGGCGGGCAGGGCCGTCCCCGTCCCGTACAACGGCTCCGTCGCCCGGCTGAACTTCGGCTTCCTGTCGGCGGCCCGGGTGCGGCGCTGGCTCCACGACGGCACCTTCGACGTCATCCACATCCACGAGCCGACCTCCCCGTCGCTGGGCCTGCTGGCCTGCTGGGCGGCGCAGGGGCCGATCGTGGCCACCTTCCACACCTCCAACCCCCGCTCCCGGGCGATGATCGCCGCGTACCCGATCCTCCAGCCCGCGCTGGAGAAGATCAGCGCCCGGATCGCGGTCAGCGAGTACGCCCGGCGCACCCTGGTCGAGCACCTCGGCGGGGACGCCGTCGTCATCCCCAACGGCGTCGACGTCGGCTTCTTCGCCAAGGCCGAGCCGAAGGCCGCATGGCAGGGCGGGACCCTCGGCTTCATCGGCCGCATCGACGAACCCCGCAAGGGCCTGCCCGTCCTGATGAAGGCGCTGCCCACGATCCTCGCCGCCCACCCCGAAGCCCGGCTGCTGGTCGCCGGGCGCGGCGACGAGGAGGAGGCGGTGGCCGCACTGCCGAAGGAGCTGCGCGGACGCGTCGAGTTCCTCGGCATGGTCAGCGACGAGGACAAGGCCCGGCTGCTGCGCAGCGTCGATGTGTACGTGGCCCCGAACACCGGCGGCGAGAGCTTCGGCATCATCCTGGTCGAGGCGCTGTCGGCCGGTGCGCCGGTGCTGGCGAGCGACCTGGACGCCTTCGCCCAGGTGCTGGACCAGGGGGAGGCGGGCGACCTGTTCGCGAACGAGGACGCCGACGCGCTGGCCGCCGCCGCGATCCGGCTGCTGGGCGACCCCGGGCGCCGGGCCGGACTGCGCGAGCGCGGCGAGGCCCACGTGCGGCGCTTCGACTGGGCGACGGTGGGGGCCGACATCCTCGCGGTGTACGAGACGGTGACCGACGGGGCCGCCTCGGTCGCGGCGGACGAACGCTCCGGGCTGCGGGCCCGGTTCGGGCTGGCCCGGGACTGA
- the ruvA gene encoding Holliday junction branch migration protein RuvA translates to MIAFVSGPVAALAPTTAVIEVGGIGMAVQCTPHTLAGLRVGKEAKLATSLVVREDSLTLYGFADDDERQVFELLQTASGVGPRLAQAMLATHSPDALRLAVSTGDEKALTAVSGIGKKGAQKLLLELKDRLGEPVGAHIGQQGIGTPVTSGWRDQLQAALIGLGYASREADEAVNAVAPQAEAAAAEGTAPPVPQLLRAALQTLNRAR, encoded by the coding sequence ATGATCGCCTTCGTCTCCGGCCCGGTGGCCGCCCTCGCCCCGACCACGGCCGTCATCGAGGTCGGCGGCATCGGCATGGCGGTCCAGTGCACCCCGCACACCCTCGCCGGCCTGCGCGTCGGCAAGGAGGCCAAGCTCGCCACCTCGCTGGTCGTCCGCGAGGACTCCCTCACCCTGTACGGCTTCGCGGACGACGACGAGCGGCAGGTGTTCGAGCTCCTCCAGACCGCCAGCGGCGTCGGACCGCGCCTCGCCCAGGCCATGCTCGCCACCCACAGCCCCGACGCCCTGCGCCTCGCGGTCTCCACCGGTGACGAGAAGGCGCTGACCGCCGTCTCCGGCATCGGGAAGAAGGGTGCGCAGAAGCTGCTCCTGGAGCTCAAGGACCGGCTCGGCGAACCGGTCGGCGCGCACATCGGCCAGCAGGGCATCGGCACCCCCGTCACCTCCGGCTGGCGCGACCAGCTCCAGGCCGCCCTGATCGGCCTCGGCTACGCGAGCCGCGAGGCCGACGAGGCAGTCAACGCCGTCGCCCCGCAGGCCGAGGCCGCCGCCGCCGAGGGCACGGCACCCCCCGTGCCGCAGCTGCTGCGGGCCGCCCTGCAGACTCTCAACCGCGCACGCTGA
- the ruvB gene encoding Holliday junction branch migration DNA helicase RuvB — translation MNWDETGPETDEPTGPVLDDRLVDAGHLDGEDTAVEAALRPKDLEEFVGQEKVREQLDLVLKAALARGATADHVLLSGAPGLGKTTLSMIIAAEMNAPIRITSGPAIQHAGDLAAILSSLQEGEVLFLDEIHRMSRPAEEMLYMAMEDFRVDVIVGKGPGATAIPLELPPFTLVGATTRAGLLPPPLRDRFGFTGHMEFYAPAELERVVHRSARLLDVTIDAEGAAEIAGRSRGTPRIANRLLRRVRDYAQVKAEGTIDREIAMAALKVYEVDGRGLDRLDRAVLGALLKLFGGGPVGLSTLAVAVGEERETVEEVAEPFLVREGLLARTPRGRVATPAAWAHLGLVPPQHGAKGQQGLFGA, via the coding sequence ATGAACTGGGACGAGACCGGACCCGAGACCGATGAGCCGACCGGCCCGGTCCTCGACGACCGGCTGGTCGACGCCGGCCATCTCGACGGCGAGGACACCGCGGTCGAGGCGGCCCTGCGCCCCAAGGACCTGGAGGAGTTCGTCGGCCAGGAGAAGGTCCGCGAACAGCTCGACCTGGTCCTCAAGGCCGCCCTCGCCCGCGGGGCCACCGCCGACCACGTACTGCTCTCCGGCGCCCCCGGCCTCGGCAAGACCACTCTTTCGATGATCATCGCGGCGGAGATGAACGCCCCGATCAGGATCACCTCGGGCCCCGCCATCCAGCACGCCGGCGACCTCGCGGCGATCCTCTCCTCCCTCCAGGAGGGCGAGGTCCTCTTCCTCGACGAGATCCACCGCATGTCCCGGCCCGCCGAGGAGATGCTCTACATGGCGATGGAGGACTTCCGGGTCGACGTCATCGTCGGCAAGGGCCCCGGCGCCACCGCCATCCCGCTCGAACTGCCCCCCTTCACCCTGGTAGGGGCCACCACCAGGGCCGGACTGCTCCCGCCGCCGCTGCGCGACCGCTTCGGCTTCACCGGGCACATGGAGTTCTACGCCCCCGCCGAGCTGGAGCGCGTCGTCCACCGCTCCGCCCGCCTCCTCGACGTCACCATCGACGCGGAGGGCGCCGCCGAGATCGCCGGACGCTCCCGCGGCACCCCCCGCATCGCCAACCGGCTGCTGCGCCGCGTCCGCGACTACGCCCAGGTCAAGGCGGAGGGCACGATCGACCGGGAGATCGCGATGGCGGCCCTCAAGGTGTACGAGGTTGACGGCCGCGGACTCGATCGGCTGGACCGTGCCGTCCTCGGCGCCCTGCTGAAGCTCTTCGGCGGCGGCCCGGTGGGACTGTCCACGCTGGCGGTCGCGGTGGGGGAGGAGCGGGAGACCGTCGAGGAGGTCGCCGAGCCCTTCCTCGTACGGGAAGGACTGCTGGCCAGGACCCCGCGCGGCCGTGTCGCCACCCCGGCCGCCTGGGCGCATCTGGGACTGGTCCCGCCGCAGCACGGAGCAAAGGGACAACAGGGTCTGTTCGGGGCGTGA
- the yajC gene encoding preprotein translocase subunit YajC yields the protein MDILTLLPFIVLIGAMFLMTRSAKKKQAAAAQMRNDMQPGTGVRTIGGMYATVKEVHDDTVILEVAPGVHAIYAKNSVGAVLDDAEYNRIVHGDDPELDADGTVVPDDASSLTGESDDAEVAKIDLAKDDAADDAEPEDAAVKDVKDAKDAKDESKTDGDADSK from the coding sequence GTGGATATCTTGACTCTCCTCCCCTTCATCGTGCTCATCGGGGCCATGTTCCTGATGACCCGCTCCGCCAAGAAGAAGCAGGCGGCGGCCGCGCAGATGCGCAACGACATGCAGCCCGGCACCGGCGTCCGGACGATCGGGGGCATGTACGCCACCGTCAAGGAAGTCCACGACGACACCGTTATCCTCGAGGTCGCTCCCGGCGTGCACGCCATCTACGCGAAGAACTCCGTCGGCGCCGTCCTGGACGACGCGGAGTACAACCGCATCGTGCACGGTGACGACCCGGAGCTGGACGCGGACGGCACCGTCGTTCCCGACGACGCCTCCTCGCTGACCGGTGAGTCCGACGACGCCGAGGTCGCCAAGATCGACCTGGCCAAGGACGACGCGGCCGACGACGCCGAACCCGAGGACGCCGCGGTGAAGGACGTCAAGGACGCCAAGGACGCCAAGGACGAGAGCAAGACCGACGGCGACGCCGACTCCAAGTAG
- the pdxT gene encoding pyridoxal 5'-phosphate synthase glutaminase subunit PdxT, whose product MSDTPLIGVLALQGDVREHLIALASADALARPVRRPEELAEVDGLVIPGGESTTMSKLAVLFGMMEPLRERVRAGMPVYGTCAGMILLAEKILDPRSGQETVGGIDMIVRRNAFGRQNESFEAAVEVGGVEGGPVDGVFIRAPWVESVGARAEVIAEHGGHIVAVRQKNALATSFHPELTGDHRVHALFVDMVRAVN is encoded by the coding sequence ATGAGCGACACCCCCCTGATCGGCGTTCTGGCTCTCCAGGGCGACGTACGGGAGCATCTGATCGCCCTGGCCTCGGCGGACGCCCTGGCCAGGCCGGTCCGGCGCCCCGAGGAACTCGCCGAGGTCGACGGCCTGGTCATACCGGGCGGCGAGTCCACCACCATGTCCAAACTGGCCGTGCTCTTCGGCATGATGGAGCCGCTCCGCGAGCGGGTCCGGGCCGGGATGCCGGTCTACGGCACCTGCGCCGGAATGATCCTGCTGGCCGAGAAGATCCTCGATCCCCGCTCGGGCCAGGAGACCGTCGGCGGCATCGACATGATCGTGCGGCGCAACGCCTTCGGCCGGCAGAACGAATCGTTCGAGGCCGCCGTCGAGGTCGGCGGTGTCGAAGGCGGCCCGGTGGACGGTGTGTTCATCCGCGCGCCCTGGGTCGAGTCCGTCGGGGCCCGGGCCGAGGTCATCGCCGAACACGGCGGGCATATCGTGGCCGTCCGGCAGAAAAACGCCCTCGCCACCTCGTTCCACCCCGAACTGACCGGCGACCATCGCGTACACGCTCTGTTCGTGGACATGGTGCGCGCGGTGAACTGA
- the secF gene encoding protein translocase subunit SecF produces MSRLGNLGARLYRGEVGYDFIRNRKIWYGISILITITAIIGVAVGGLRMGIEFEGGAVFTTDTKAKISTAQATDVATEASGHMAIVQELGNGGLRIQITEVDTAKANEIKETLSDELGIPANDINADLVGPSWGEQIANKAWTGLGVFMILVVIYLAIAFEWRMAVAALIALIHDITITVGVYALVGFEVTPGTVIGLLTILGYSLYDTVVVFDSLKEGQKDITKQTRFTYSEIANRSINSTLVRSVNTTVVALLPVAGLLFIGGGVFGAGMLNDISLSLFVGLAAGAYSSIFIATPLVADLKEREPQMKALKKRVLAKRAAAAAKGESSDDGPEDLRDDTETETAGTTIGRPRSHGRTPGKR; encoded by the coding sequence ATGTCGCGACTCGGCAATCTCGGCGCCCGGCTCTACCGTGGCGAGGTCGGCTACGACTTCATCCGTAACCGCAAGATCTGGTACGGCATCTCGATCCTGATCACCATCACCGCCATCATCGGCGTGGCGGTCGGTGGTCTGCGCATGGGCATCGAGTTCGAGGGCGGCGCGGTCTTCACGACCGACACCAAGGCCAAGATCTCGACCGCCCAGGCCACGGACGTGGCGACCGAGGCCTCCGGCCACATGGCGATCGTCCAGGAGCTGGGCAACGGCGGTCTGCGTATCCAGATCACCGAGGTCGACACCGCCAAGGCCAACGAGATCAAGGAGACGCTCTCCGACGAGCTCGGTATCCCGGCCAACGACATCAACGCGGACCTGGTCGGCCCCAGCTGGGGTGAGCAGATCGCGAACAAGGCCTGGACGGGCCTCGGGGTCTTCATGATCCTGGTGGTGATCTATCTGGCCATCGCCTTCGAGTGGCGGATGGCCGTCGCCGCCCTGATCGCGCTGATCCACGACATCACCATCACGGTCGGTGTCTACGCCCTGGTCGGCTTCGAGGTCACGCCGGGCACGGTGATCGGTCTGCTGACCATTCTCGGTTACTCCCTGTACGACACGGTGGTGGTCTTCGACAGCCTCAAGGAGGGCCAGAAGGACATCACCAAGCAGACCCGCTTCACGTACAGCGAGATCGCCAACCGGTCGATCAACAGCACCCTGGTCCGCTCCGTCAACACCACGGTGGTGGCGCTCCTGCCGGTGGCCGGTCTGCTCTTCATCGGCGGCGGCGTCTTCGGCGCGGGCATGCTGAACGACATCTCGCTGTCGCTGTTCGTCGGTCTCGCCGCCGGCGCCTACTCCTCGATCTTCATCGCCACGCCGCTCGTCGCCGACCTCAAGGAGCGCGAGCCGCAGATGAAGGCGCTGAAGAAGCGGGTCCTCGCCAAGCGGGCCGCCGCGGCCGCCAAGGGCGAATCGTCCGACGACGGACCCGAGGACCTGCGCGACGACACCGAGACCGAGACGGCGGGCACGACGATCGGCCGTCCCCGGTCGCACGGCCGCACCCCCGGGAAGCGCTGA